The genomic window CGGAGGATATAAAGGTCTTCAGGAACAGGTAATTTTGGCGGGTTCCTATTTCCTGAATCCTTGGTTTACAAAGGTTGAGATGGTGAAAATGACGGAAATTCCGATTGGTCATGTCGGTGTGATTATCAGTTATGTAGGGGAGGATGGCAAAGATTTAAGCGGTGTCGATTTTAAACATGGAAATATTGTGGAAAAAGGCCACAAAGGAGTTTGGGCAGAGCCGATAGGTCCCGGAAAATACCCGATTAACCCATATATTATGAAGGTTGAGCTTGTTCCGACAACCAATTTGGTTTTGAACTGGGCATATGAAAGAAGCGAATCTCACCAACTGGACAAAAATCTTTCAACGATCACAGTGCGAAGTAAAGACGGTTTCCCTTTTAATCTTGATGTTTCACAGATTATTCATATTCCTACATATGAAGCTCCGAAAGTTATTGCCCGTTTCGGAAATATGATCAATCTGGTAAGTCAGGTGTTAGAACCGACAATTGGGAATTATTTCCGAAATTCTGCGCAGGACAGCGACGTGATTGCCTTCCTGGGAACGCGTAAAGAAAGACAGCAGTCTGCAAAAGACCACATCAGCAGCGTATTGGAGCAGTACAATGTAAATGCGGTGGATACTTTGATTGGTGCGATTGTTCCTCCTGAAAGTTTAATGAAAACTTTAACGGACAGAAAATTGGCGGAAGAACAAAAAATCACTTATGAAACCGAAATGCTGGCTCAGGAAACTCGTCAGGCTCTGGAAAAAGAAACTGCCGTTGCCGATATGCAGAAGGAAATTGTAAAAGCGGATCAGGGTGTTTTAATTGCGGAAAGAATTGCGGATGCATCTGTGAAAAAAGCTACCGGAGACGCCAATTCAGTAAGATTACAGGCCAATGCTGAAGGTGACAGATTGAAACTTTTGGCAACCGGGGAAGCAGAAAAAACAAGATTGCTGGCCAAAGCAGAAGCAGAGAAAATAGAATTGCTGGCTAAAGCAAGTGCCGAACAAATTTCATTAACAGGTAATGCTGAAGCGGAAAAAATTCTGGCAATTGGTAAATCTAATGCAGAATCTTACAAATTATCGGTGGAAGCGATGGGCGGAAATAATTTTACACAATTGAAAATCATGGAAAATATTGCCAGCCAAAATGTGAGAATCATGCCTGAAGTATTGATCGGAGGAAGCGGAGATGCAGCAAATGGCGGAATCAGTGGACTTTTGGGGCTGCAGCTTTTGGAACAGGTTCAGAAGAAAAATATTGAGACGGTTTCGGTAATTGATGAAAAGCCGGATAATAATTCTTGATTAAATTAATCCTCTTTAGAATTTTAACCGCAAAAGAGACAAAAGATTTAAGTTTAAATTAAAAACTGTAAAGAAGAATCCAAAAGTTACTTTAAATTCAACAATTATCTTTTGTGACTTTTGTGGTAATAAAGAAAAAAAATGCTCCAAAACCTGGAGCATTTTTATATTTTAAGCGGTATAACTAGCAAACGCTTCTTCCAAACTTTCAAACTTGCCTTTAAATTCATCAATCGGGCAATCCTGAAGAATATTTCCTTTGTGAATGAGGATCACACGCGAACAAAGCGCTTCCACTTCCTGCATGATGTGCGTGGAAAGCAAAACCGTTTTCTGTTGTCCGATCTCCTTTACCACATTCCTGATTTCGATGATTTGATTAGGGTCAAGACC from Chryseobacterium wanjuense includes these protein-coding regions:
- a CDS encoding SPFH domain-containing protein, whose translation is MELTFHGWMIPALIALLCVLFYKFILRIFFGLIIVPQDKIGLVTKKFVLVGKQELPEGRIIATNGEAGFQAQTLAPGVYFGKWIWQYSIDFQSFTVIPTGKIGLLLAKDGMELETGRILGRKVDCDSFQDAEAFLRNGGRKGRQTAIIAPGSYRINTLLFEVELTDMTQIPDNAVGIITTMEGSPLEEGQIAGKIINDHNKFQDVDTFLNNGGYKGLQEQVILAGSYFLNPWFTKVEMVKMTEIPIGHVGVIISYVGEDGKDLSGVDFKHGNIVEKGHKGVWAEPIGPGKYPINPYIMKVELVPTTNLVLNWAYERSESHQLDKNLSTITVRSKDGFPFNLDVSQIIHIPTYEAPKVIARFGNMINLVSQVLEPTIGNYFRNSAQDSDVIAFLGTRKERQQSAKDHISSVLEQYNVNAVDTLIGAIVPPESLMKTLTDRKLAEEQKITYETEMLAQETRQALEKETAVADMQKEIVKADQGVLIAERIADASVKKATGDANSVRLQANAEGDRLKLLATGEAEKTRLLAKAEAEKIELLAKASAEQISLTGNAEAEKILAIGKSNAESYKLSVEAMGGNNFTQLKIMENIASQNVRIMPEVLIGGSGDAANGGISGLLGLQLLEQVQKKNIETVSVIDEKPDNNS